From a single Nicotiana tabacum cultivar K326 chromosome 8, ASM71507v2, whole genome shotgun sequence genomic region:
- the LOC107780305 gene encoding stigma-specific STIG1-like protein 1, with protein MKFLKLMVVIAISMALTISLLTMQRMDKSINPKNSGFYEDGKRLSATPVEVPQLKRRTSRFLAEKERNPRAADHCHKDNEICNVLEGRNSTCCNNKCINLGYDDHHCGACKRKCRFTETCCRGECVNLSFDKRHCGYCNSRCMPGGYCFYGMCDYA; from the coding sequence ATGAAGTTTCTCAAATTAATGGTTGTTATTGCCATTTCAATGGCTCTCACTATCTCTTTGCTCACCATGCAACGTATGGACAAATCGATCAACCCCAAAAATTCAGGATTTTATGAGGATGGGAAACGACTTTCAGCAACTCCTGTGGAAGTACCTCAATTGAAGAGGAGAACAAGTCGTTTTCTTGCTGAGAAAGAAAGGAACCCTAGGGCAGCCGATCACTGCCATAAAGATAATGAAATCTGCAACGTGCTGGAAGGGCGAAACTCGACGTGCTGCAACAACAAGTGCATAAATTTAGGTTATGATGATCACCACTGTGGTGCGTGCAAGAGAAAATGCCGTTTCACAGAGACTTGTTGCAGAGGGGAATGCGTGAATTTGTCTTTTGACAAAAGGCATTGTGGATACTGCAATAGTAGGTGCATGCCCGGTGGATATTGTTTCTATGGCATGTGTGATTATGCTTAA